From one Nilaparvata lugens isolate BPH chromosome 2, ASM1435652v1, whole genome shotgun sequence genomic stretch:
- the LOC111046673 gene encoding cyclin-dependent kinases regulatory subunit, with amino-acid sequence MPITAPGIQYSDRYFDENYAYRHVILPMDIAKEVPRNHLMTEGEWRNLGVQQSPGWINYMIHSPEPHVILFRRALSDNERTAASAN; translated from the exons ATGCCGATCACTGCCCCAGGAATACAATATTCCGACAGATACTTTGATGAGAACTACGCTTACAG gCATGTTATTCTACCAATGGATATAGCCAAAGAAGTGCCCAGAAATCATCTGATGACAGAAGGAGAATGGAGAAACCTTGGAGTCCAGCAAAGTCCGGGCTGGATAAATTATATGATACATTCCCCAG AGCCACACGTTATTCTGTTCCGTAGAGCTTTATCAGATAACGAAAGAACTGCAGCATCAGCAAATTGA